From a region of the Pirellulales bacterium genome:
- a CDS encoding sigma-54-dependent Fis family transcriptional regulator: MASAAENSDSVAQIVGTRALIVDNDIAHAQTVAESLERIGFDCAVATSGNQGAAMVANDTFDVVITDLKMPDLDGLELLKRTRQALPEAEVILVTGHATIPSAVQSMQQGAFNYLQKPLDLAQLRVVAEKAADSARLRQANVELNRRLDEKFGFEGVVGSSPQMNAVIDRLRRIAPTDASVLITGETGTGKELVAQAIHQNSPRKHKPFVGLNCAALSENILESELFGHVKGAFTDASTDRVGKFEYAHGGTLFLDEVGDMPLATQIKLLRVLENGEITRVGSNTPIKVNVRILSATNRNLEDAIAAGTFRSDLYHRLKVVTIALPRLIDRARDIPLLIEHFIRQFSKRHHQQIKSMSPAARLKLMAYHWPGNVRELRNTIESMVVVDFDSVLDVDDLPMEFVGSGPPAIATDSQAAQTGGFGALIGQPLTEVERICITETLKLTGGNREQAAEMLGIGERTLYRKIKEYGL; encoded by the coding sequence ATGGCATCGGCAGCGGAAAATAGTGATTCAGTCGCGCAAATCGTCGGCACTCGGGCGCTAATCGTCGATAATGACATCGCCCATGCGCAGACGGTAGCTGAAAGTTTGGAACGGATCGGTTTTGACTGTGCCGTGGCGACATCCGGCAATCAGGGGGCCGCAATGGTTGCCAACGACACCTTTGATGTCGTGATTACCGACCTGAAGATGCCCGACTTGGATGGGTTGGAACTGCTCAAACGCACCAGGCAAGCGCTGCCGGAAGCGGAAGTGATTTTGGTCACCGGCCATGCGACCATCCCCTCCGCGGTTCAGTCCATGCAGCAGGGAGCGTTCAACTATTTGCAAAAGCCGCTCGATTTGGCTCAATTGCGCGTGGTGGCCGAAAAGGCGGCGGACTCGGCCCGGCTGCGGCAGGCGAACGTCGAACTAAATCGCCGCCTGGACGAAAAATTCGGCTTCGAGGGGGTTGTCGGTTCGAGTCCGCAGATGAATGCCGTCATCGATCGGCTGCGGCGGATTGCGCCGACCGACGCCAGCGTACTCATCACGGGCGAAACAGGTACGGGCAAGGAATTGGTCGCGCAGGCGATCCATCAAAACAGCCCCCGGAAACATAAACCGTTCGTCGGACTGAATTGCGCGGCGTTAAGCGAGAACATCTTAGAGAGTGAACTTTTCGGCCACGTGAAAGGGGCGTTCACGGATGCCTCGACCGACCGAGTCGGAAAGTTTGAATATGCTCACGGCGGAACGCTGTTTTTGGACGAAGTCGGCGATATGCCGCTGGCAACGCAGATTAAACTGCTGCGTGTGCTGGAAAATGGCGAAATCACCCGCGTCGGCAGCAATACGCCGATCAAGGTTAACGTACGGATTTTATCCGCCACGAATCGAAATCTAGAAGACGCAATCGCGGCCGGCACGTTTCGCAGCGACCTCTATCACCGGCTGAAAGTGGTGACGATCGCGCTACCGCGGCTGATCGATCGGGCGCGAGATATTCCACTCTTAATCGAACACTTCATTCGTCAATTCTCCAAGCGGCATCATCAGCAGATCAAAAGCATGTCGCCGGCCGCGCGGCTGAAACTGATGGCCTACCACTGGCCGGGCAATGTGCGCGAGCTGCGCAACACGATCGAAAGCATGGTCGTCGTCGATTTCGACAGTGTACTCGACGTCGACGATCTACCGATGGAATTTGTCGGCAGCGGGCCGCCGGCAATCGCCACCGACAGCCAGGCCGCACAAACCGGCGGCTTTGGCGCTTTGATCGGCCAGCCTCTCACGGAAGTGGAAAGAATCTGCATCACGGAGACGCTCAAGCTTACCGGCGGCAACCGCGAGCAAGCGGCAGAGATGTTAGGAATCGGCGAACGGACGTTGTATCGGAAGATCAAGGAATACGGACTTTAA
- a CDS encoding cupin domain-containing protein, translated as MDVINLQQTTPFITKDGSEIRELLAHRNSCIRQQSLAEARLPPGAATTAHYHRKTEEIYYILSGGGQMTIGDEVRQVGPMDAIAIPPGQVHQILNTGDVPLVFLCCCAPPYEHHDTVLVV; from the coding sequence ATGGACGTTATCAATCTGCAACAGACTACGCCGTTTATCACGAAGGACGGCTCTGAAATCCGAGAGCTATTAGCTCATCGCAATTCGTGCATTCGGCAGCAAAGCTTGGCCGAGGCGCGGCTGCCGCCGGGGGCTGCGACGACCGCCCATTATCATCGCAAAACGGAGGAAATCTATTACATCCTCTCTGGCGGCGGGCAGATGACCATCGGTGATGAAGTACGGCAAGTTGGCCCAATGGATGCGATCGCGATTCCGCCGGGCCAGGTGCATCAAATTCTCAATACTGGTGATGTGCCGCTGGTGTTCTTGTGCTGCTGCGCTCCGCCCTATGAACATCACGATACCGTGTTGGTGGTATGA
- the mutL gene encoding DNA mismatch repair endonuclease MutL: protein MPIIRQLSPSVVNKIAAGEVIERPASVVKELLENAVDAGATRIDVTVVGGGSELVRVVDNGCGITADQLPLAVAPHATSKIQDADDLFRVGTLGFRGEALASIAEVSKLMMRSRPADADAGAELVVVGGRPEEVQPCGCPVGTSIEVHHLFFNTPVRRKFLRTAQTEMGHAGEALTRVALAQPHIHFTLRQQEKTVYDLPPTEDWPRRIAAFFGDELADALIPVESQDGPVKLVGYAAHPNHTRSHPRMQYVFLNGRAIRDRALQHALSEAYRGLVLTGRYPVAFLRIEMPADAVDVNVHPTKLEVRFQDSGRIYSQLLSTLRTKFLTADLTAKLQPTTATSPFGDPHLAIDEQHAAKKREELVAWAKGEFAARGPAFPTVPSAEPTATPPTFPQFDEPWLQRKPLEIVRIDRPVSLAHDSSVVVAPIAAAAESRPPQFVPQPSQPSPASEHHAPSVATPSHTIHPPAPRGAMQVHNRYLVAESEEGLVVIDQHALHERVLYEQLRQRVLAGALESQRLLVPEAVDLSPAEAAAATSNAELLGQLGVEVSAFGGDTILVTSYPAMLANFRPAEVLRDLVSQLVAGGTTIERRDLLDELLHMIACKAAIKAGDRLSPEEVSALVELRHLAQDSHHCPHGRPTVLVFSRDDLDRQFMRT from the coding sequence ATGCCCATCATTCGCCAATTATCCCCGAGCGTCGTCAATAAGATTGCCGCGGGCGAAGTCATTGAGCGGCCGGCGAGCGTGGTGAAAGAGCTGCTTGAGAATGCCGTGGACGCCGGGGCAACACGGATTGACGTGACGGTGGTCGGCGGCGGCAGCGAACTAGTGCGCGTGGTTGATAACGGCTGCGGAATCACAGCCGATCAATTGCCACTGGCGGTGGCACCCCATGCGACCAGCAAAATTCAGGATGCCGATGATTTGTTTCGCGTTGGCACCTTGGGGTTTCGAGGCGAAGCGCTGGCGTCGATCGCGGAGGTAAGCAAGCTGATGATGCGCAGCCGGCCGGCGGATGCCGACGCGGGGGCGGAGCTTGTCGTGGTCGGTGGCCGACCGGAAGAAGTTCAGCCGTGCGGCTGCCCCGTTGGGACGTCAATCGAGGTTCACCATTTATTTTTCAATACACCCGTTCGGCGGAAGTTTTTGCGGACGGCACAAACGGAGATGGGACATGCCGGCGAGGCGCTCACTCGGGTAGCGCTAGCCCAGCCGCACATTCATTTCACGCTGCGGCAGCAGGAAAAGACGGTCTACGACCTGCCGCCCACCGAGGATTGGCCGCGGCGGATCGCCGCGTTTTTTGGAGACGAACTGGCCGATGCATTGATTCCGGTGGAAAGTCAGGACGGGCCGGTCAAACTGGTCGGTTATGCCGCTCATCCGAATCACACGCGCAGCCATCCGCGAATGCAGTATGTGTTTCTCAACGGCCGGGCGATTCGCGATCGGGCGTTGCAGCACGCACTGAGCGAAGCCTATCGCGGTTTAGTGCTTACCGGCCGCTACCCAGTGGCGTTCTTGAGGATCGAAATGCCCGCGGATGCCGTCGATGTCAATGTTCATCCAACGAAATTAGAAGTGCGGTTTCAAGATTCAGGACGGATCTACAGTCAGTTGCTCAGCACGCTGCGAACGAAATTCTTGACCGCCGATTTGACGGCCAAATTGCAGCCAACGACCGCAACAAGCCCGTTCGGCGATCCCCATTTAGCGATCGACGAACAACATGCTGCAAAGAAGCGGGAAGAATTGGTCGCGTGGGCCAAGGGAGAATTCGCCGCACGAGGGCCAGCATTTCCAACAGTACCGTCCGCGGAGCCAACTGCGACACCGCCGACGTTTCCACAATTCGACGAGCCCTGGCTGCAGCGCAAGCCGCTGGAGATTGTCCGCATCGATCGGCCCGTGTCGTTGGCACACGATTCGTCGGTAGTTGTCGCTCCAATCGCTGCAGCGGCCGAATCGCGACCTCCGCAATTTGTCCCACAGCCTAGCCAGCCGAGTCCTGCGAGCGAGCATCATGCGCCGAGTGTTGCGACGCCAAGCCACACGATTCATCCTCCCGCGCCGCGCGGCGCGATGCAGGTCCACAATCGATACCTCGTGGCCGAAAGCGAGGAGGGGCTTGTCGTCATCGATCAACACGCGCTGCACGAACGAGTGCTGTATGAGCAGCTTCGCCAGCGTGTGCTCGCCGGCGCGCTCGAAAGCCAGCGACTCCTGGTGCCGGAGGCCGTCGATCTTAGCCCGGCCGAAGCGGCGGCGGCCACATCCAATGCGGAACTGCTCGGCCAACTGGGAGTCGAAGTCTCTGCGTTCGGCGGCGACACCATACTGGTCACCTCCTACCCAGCCATGCTGGCAAACTTCCGCCCGGCCGAAGTGTTGCGGGATTTGGTGAGTCAACTCGTCGCCGGCGGTACAACTATCGAGCGCCGCGATTTGCTCGACGAGCTACTCCACATGATCGCCTGCAAAGCGGCCATCAAAGCTGGCGACCGGCTGTCGCCCGAGGAAGTTTCCGCTCTGGTGGAATTGCGCCACTTGGCGCAAGACAGTCATCATTGCCCCCACGGTCGCCCGACGGTGTTGGTCTTTTCGCGCGATGACCTCGATCGCCAGTTTATGCGAACATGA
- the hslV gene encoding ATP-dependent protease subunit HslV, which yields MKGRSTTILTVRHQGKVAIGGDGQVTLGATVMKGDAVKIRRLADGKVITGFAGSSADAFALLERFEGKLKDYPGNMPRAATELAKEWRTDRVLRRLEALLAVVDARNTLLVTGTGDVIQPTDGVLGIGSGGSFAIAAARALVGHSSLSAAEIVRHSLEIAAGIDIYTNTNILVEELLCES from the coding sequence ATGAAAGGTCGCTCGACGACCATTCTTACGGTGCGCCATCAGGGAAAGGTCGCCATTGGCGGCGACGGGCAGGTGACGTTGGGGGCCACCGTGATGAAAGGAGACGCGGTCAAAATCCGACGCTTGGCGGACGGTAAAGTCATTACGGGTTTTGCGGGTTCAAGCGCCGACGCATTTGCTCTGCTCGAGCGATTTGAAGGGAAACTTAAAGACTATCCTGGCAACATGCCCCGCGCGGCGACCGAGCTGGCTAAGGAATGGCGAACCGACCGGGTTCTTCGACGGCTCGAAGCGCTGCTAGCGGTGGTTGACGCTCGCAACACGCTGCTTGTCACTGGCACGGGGGACGTGATCCAGCCGACCGATGGCGTATTGGGCATCGGCTCGGGCGGCTCTTTTGCAATTGCTGCCGCGCGCGCGCTGGTAGGGCATTCGTCCCTGAGCGCCGCGGAGATTGTCCGTCATTCGCTGGAAATTGCCGCGGGAATCGATATCTACACAAACACGAATATCTTGGTTGAAGAATTGTTATGCGAGAGCTAA
- the hslU gene encoding ATP-dependent protease ATPase subunit HslU, which translates to MRELTPRQIVTELDRHIVGQAEAKRAVAIAIRNRWRRQSLPDDMKAEVAPKNILMIGPTGVGKTESARRLAKLTGAPFIKVEATKYTEVGYYGRDVESMVRELVENAITLVTERERKTVEETAKTRVNDRLLDLLAPPPPSFDTTADSADSTQRYERTREKMRAMLVAGELEQRKVEITIEQKAVPMMFTGMGIEQVDFDLQGMFEKILPKNTVRREVPVADARKILFEHECEALLNKENIHQQAIELAENLGIIFLDEVDKIVASESKGADVSRQGVQRDLLPIVEGTTIQTKYGYVRTDHVLFVAAGAFHRAKPSDLMPELQGRFPIRVELTDLTKDDFIRILTEPKSALTKQYAALMKTEGVELEFTADAVDALAEFAYRVNQTTQNIGARRLYTIMERMLEELSFEAPDMGHGKVAVNATYVKEKLAALAEDEDLSKFIL; encoded by the coding sequence ATGCGAGAGCTAACACCCCGCCAGATTGTCACCGAACTCGACCGGCACATCGTCGGTCAGGCCGAAGCCAAGCGGGCCGTGGCGATCGCCATTCGCAATCGTTGGCGGCGGCAAAGTCTGCCCGACGACATGAAGGCTGAAGTTGCGCCGAAAAATATTTTGATGATTGGCCCTACGGGCGTCGGCAAGACCGAAAGTGCCCGGCGGCTGGCGAAGCTCACGGGAGCGCCATTTATCAAGGTGGAAGCGACGAAGTACACCGAGGTTGGCTATTACGGCCGCGACGTCGAGAGCATGGTCCGTGAACTGGTCGAAAACGCCATCACGCTCGTCACCGAGCGCGAACGCAAAACCGTCGAAGAGACCGCCAAGACCCGCGTAAACGACCGTCTGCTCGACTTGCTCGCCCCGCCCCCTCCCAGCTTCGACACGACGGCCGACAGCGCCGATTCCACGCAGCGGTACGAGCGAACGAGGGAGAAAATGCGGGCGATGCTGGTGGCCGGCGAACTGGAACAGCGCAAAGTCGAAATCACGATCGAACAAAAAGCCGTGCCGATGATGTTCACCGGCATGGGCATTGAGCAGGTGGATTTTGATTTGCAAGGCATGTTCGAGAAGATTTTGCCGAAGAACACCGTCCGCCGCGAAGTGCCCGTCGCCGACGCCCGCAAGATCTTGTTCGAGCACGAATGCGAAGCGCTCTTAAACAAAGAGAACATTCACCAGCAAGCGATCGAGCTAGCCGAAAATCTCGGGATCATCTTTCTGGACGAAGTCGACAAGATCGTCGCCAGCGAGTCGAAGGGGGCCGATGTATCGCGCCAAGGAGTGCAGCGCGACTTGCTGCCCATTGTCGAAGGGACCACGATACAAACGAAGTACGGCTACGTGCGCACCGATCACGTGCTGTTTGTCGCCGCAGGGGCATTTCATCGCGCCAAACCGAGCGACCTGATGCCGGAGTTGCAGGGGCGGTTCCCAATTCGCGTCGAATTGACCGACCTGACGAAAGACGACTTCATCCGCATCCTGACCGAACCCAAAAGCGCGCTGACCAAGCAATATGCTGCGCTGATGAAAACCGAGGGAGTGGAACTCGAATTCACTGCCGACGCCGTTGACGCGCTGGCCGAGTTCGCCTATCGCGTGAACCAGACGACGCAAAACATCGGCGCTCGCCGATTGTATACGATCATGGAGCGGATGCTTGAGGAACTGAGTTTTGAAGCCCCCGACATGGGACACGGCAAAGTTGCGGTGAATGCAACCTACGTCAAGGAAAAACTTGCGGCGCTGGCCGAAGACGAAGATTTGAGTAAGTTCATTTTGTGA
- the aroE gene encoding shikimate dehydrogenase, translated as MICVSIGRGRHRHMIAEHRHLVSQGAKLVELRLDYVNGEVNLKRLLGERPCPTIVTIRREVDGGKWKGTEEQRQMLMRAAIVDGVDYVDLEEDAAKAIRRYGKTKRIVSHHDFRQTPEDLTTIHARLATLDPDIVKITTMANSPHDNVRMMRLVQSAKVPTVGMCMGDLGTPSRILCGRFGSPFTYASFHHERLLAPGQLSYQQTTEIYHYDLIDRETAIFGVIADPIGHSMSPLIYNAALRPTGMNAVYVPFRVPAEHLDQFLTDAKEWGIRGLSVTIPHKEAVLKKLTKYDPAVKGIGAANTLRWEGEDLIGYNTDYRAAIDSLENAMKPPLYERGGIEDKKALVLGAGGAARAVAFGLQKHGANVIVSSRTLKRSMALAQAIGGDAIDWDNRHGISPDIIVNCTPVGMHPNVDETPYDKRHMRADVVVFDTVYNPENTLLVKEARTAGAIVVTGVEMFVRQAALQFKLLTGKDAPAEQMRDTLKRAIGPAKM; from the coding sequence ATGATCTGCGTCTCGATCGGCCGCGGTCGGCATCGGCACATGATCGCCGAGCATCGTCACCTGGTTTCGCAGGGGGCGAAGCTAGTTGAATTGCGGCTCGATTACGTCAACGGCGAAGTGAATTTGAAGCGGTTGCTGGGCGAGCGGCCTTGCCCCACGATTGTGACCATTCGCCGCGAGGTGGATGGCGGCAAATGGAAGGGAACCGAAGAGCAGCGGCAGATGCTCATGCGGGCGGCAATCGTCGATGGCGTCGATTACGTCGATCTCGAGGAGGACGCCGCCAAAGCCATTCGGCGATATGGCAAAACGAAGCGCATCGTCAGCCATCACGATTTTCGCCAAACGCCGGAAGATCTGACAACAATTCACGCCAGGTTGGCGACGCTCGACCCGGACATCGTGAAGATCACGACGATGGCCAATAGTCCGCACGATAACGTGCGGATGATGCGGTTGGTGCAGTCGGCCAAAGTGCCGACAGTCGGCATGTGCATGGGAGACCTCGGCACGCCGTCGCGGATCTTATGTGGTCGGTTCGGTTCTCCCTTCACGTATGCCTCGTTTCATCACGAGCGATTGCTTGCGCCCGGGCAGTTGAGCTACCAGCAGACGACAGAGATTTACCATTACGATCTGATCGATCGCGAGACGGCCATCTTTGGCGTGATCGCCGACCCGATCGGCCATAGTATGAGCCCGCTCATCTACAATGCCGCGCTGCGGCCGACCGGGATGAATGCCGTCTACGTGCCATTTCGCGTCCCCGCGGAGCATTTGGATCAGTTTTTGACGGATGCGAAAGAATGGGGAATTCGCGGTTTAAGCGTGACTATTCCGCACAAAGAAGCCGTATTGAAAAAACTGACCAAGTACGACCCGGCGGTGAAAGGAATCGGCGCTGCGAACACACTCCGCTGGGAGGGGGAAGATTTGATCGGCTACAACACCGATTACCGCGCCGCGATCGATAGCTTGGAAAACGCGATGAAGCCGCCGCTGTACGAACGCGGCGGTATCGAAGATAAGAAGGCGCTTGTTTTGGGGGCCGGCGGAGCGGCCAGGGCCGTTGCATTCGGCCTGCAGAAGCATGGCGCCAATGTGATTGTCTCCAGCCGCACGCTGAAGCGGTCGATGGCGCTGGCGCAAGCCATCGGCGGCGATGCGATTGACTGGGACAATCGTCACGGCATTTCACCCGACATCATTGTGAACTGCACGCCGGTGGGAATGCACCCCAACGTGGACGAAACGCCGTACGACAAGCGACACATGCGTGCCGACGTGGTTGTTTTCGATACGGTTTATAATCCGGAAAACACGTTGTTGGTGAAAGAGGCGCGAACCGCAGGAGCAATTGTGGTGACCGGCGTCGAAATGTTCGTCCGTCAGGCAGCGCTGCAATTCAAGCTGCTCACCGGCAAAGACGCGCCTGCGGAGCAGATGCGGGATACACTCAAACGCGCGATCGGACCGGCGAAGATGTGA